CGCCATCGAGAACGGTTTGACCAGCCAGTTCACGACGAGCGTGACGCCGATCCCCTTAACGTGCTGGCGTACTTCATGCAGCGAACCGAAATCGACCTTGACGAGCATCGGGATGATCATCACCCAGATCAGCAGGCCGACCGGCAAGTTGACGTGCGCGTACTCCATCCGGCCGATCGCCCGGAAGGCACCGGGCAGGACCTGGCCAAGCACGATACCCGCGACGATGCACAACGTGACCCAGACGGTCAGGTATCGCTCAAAAAAGCTGATGGTCGGTTTTACGGCCGACTTCCCCGGAGCGGCAACATTGGGGGGGTTCATGGGATGACTCGACGGAAAGGGTTCAGCTCTGACGGATGTCGTTCAGCGCCAGTTGCAGCTCAGTGTTGTTCAAACGCTCCAGTGGGAGCGCGAGCAGCTGCAGCATGCGGTAGCCGATTGCTTCGCGCGTGAGTTCGAACGCGTGCCGCTTGCCTTCATCGCCGCCCGGCGCGTTCGACGGATCGGCATAGCCCCAGTGAACCTTGACAGGGCTTCCGGGCCAGAACGGGCACTGTTCGGCCGCAGCGCTGTCGCAGACCGTGATGACGATGCGCATCTGCGGTGCGTCGTCCTGCGCGAATTCATCCCAGCTCTTGCTGCGATAGCCTTCCGTATCGACACCAGCGTTCGTCAGCGCTTCAAGCGCGAAAGGATTGATGCGACCGCTCGGGGCGCTGCCCGCGCTATACGCGCGGACGTCCTTGCCGAGATTCTTCGCCCAGTGGTTCAGCATGCCTTCGAAGAGCACGCTGCGTGCGGAATTGTGCGTGCAGAGAATAAGTACGTTCGTGGTCATGGTGTTGCTTTAGGCTGCGTGATCAGCAGCAGGCCGCACCGGCGGGTTTTACCGGGATGCCAACAGGTTTGCCGCCCGGAGCGCAACAGGACGTTGCCGCTGATGACGCCAATGCCTGCCGGCTCTCGCCATATACCGGAGCGCCCTCCAGCGTATGGAAGTGTTCCCAGGCCACACCCTGCGGATCGAGAACCCAATGTTTGTCGCTGCGGGCATAGCAGCAGGTGGTTTCGCCTTGACCGAGCAGAGCCATGTTCGCGGCCTCAGCGTGCCTTGCGAGTTCTGTGAGTTCGGCCGTGTCGTCCACCTGGAAGCCGAAGTGGTCCACACCGGCCTTCGTGCCGCGAGTTGAAATCGCAAAATTCACGCGGGGATCGTCCAGCATCCATTTCGCGTAGTCCGTCTCGACGCGCGCCGGTTCTGCGGCGAACAGCTTCGAATAGAACGCGACACTGGCTGCGAGGTCGTCAACGTGGACGTGGACGTGAAATCGTTTCACGGTAATTCTCCGTCAGGATTTGCGCGAGGTCGTGTTACGTTCAGAGCAAGGCTGCCCTTGGCAGCAGTTCTCGGTCAGAAAACCAAGCACTGAGTCCATTTGGTCATAGGCAGCGCGATAGATCAGGCTGCGCCCGTCTCGCTCTTGCGTGACAAGCCCTGCATGCATCAGCTCCTTCAGGTGAAAGGAGAGCGTCGCGTTAGGAACATCGAGCTGTTCCGCCATGACACCCGGCGTCAAGCCAGTCGGACCAGCGACGACCAGCATGCGGAACACACGCAGGCGCAGTTCGTGGGCGAGTGCCGCAAGGGCGCGGATAACATCTTTATTTTCCATAATTCCAATATATTCGAAATAAAACGTGAAAGCAAGCCAGTGCAGTAGTTCATCGGGGACGTGTTCCCTCGACTTGCTTGACGAGGTAAGCCCCCTCGCTTAGGGCGAATGGTAGCCTTGGGGGCTTGCTGTTATCACGACTTCGAGGATGCAGGATACAAATCGCGTACAAATCGACGACCAGCTCGTTCATCAATTGATCCGCGAGCAGTTTCCCGAATGGGAAAGCCTACCGGTTGCAATGATTGAGCCAGGAGGCTGGGACAATCGGACCTTCCGTTTGGGCAACGATATGGTGGTCAGAATGCCGAGTGGCCCTGCATACGTTGCACAAGTCGAAAAGGAACATCGGTGGCTTCCTAAGTTGGCGCCACATTTGCCTCTCCAGATTCCCCAACCCCTGGTTGAGGGAATGCCAGGCAGTACCTATCCATGGCCATGGTCTGTTTATAAATGGATTGAGGGAGAGCCGGCCAAGGCAGAATTGATCGAAGACATGAATCAATTCGCCAACTCCCTTGCAGAGTTTCTCGATGCACTTCACCAAATCGATGTCAAGGGTGCGCCCCTGGCCGGGCCGCACAATTTTCATCGAGGCGGACAGCTAGCAGTTTACGATCAGGAAATTCGAGCGGCCCTTACCAAACTTCATGGCGATATCGACACGAGAGCAGTCGAGCAATTGTGGAACGTTGCCTTACAGTCTGAGTGGCGAGCCACTCCGGCATGGGTTCACGGAGACGTCGCGTTCGGCAATCTGCTTGTCACCGACGGGCGGCTGAGTGCAGTCATTGACTTTGGTAGCTCGGCAGTGGGCGACCCCGCGTGCGACCTTGTAATCGCCTGGACTCAATTTTCCGGAACAAGCCGGGCAGTGTTCCAGAACAGGCTATCTTTTGACGAAGACACGTGGAACCGTGCACGCGGTTGGGCTTTATGGAAAGCGTGTATTGTCGCGGCAAAGCATGATGGCAATCAACGCGAGGCGGAAAAGTCTTGGACTGTCATCAACGAAGTACTGAGCGACTCGCGTTAGTCGACGGGCATCTTCCATGGCAACAGCGTGTCGTAATCGTCGACGGTCTTCGCCGGTGGGAGACGCTGGAACCGCCAGGTGAGGTATCGATACAGATCTCTGCGAACGAACACCTGACGTGGGTGCGAAGCAGATGGGGCATGCAGATTGGACCATGATCGCGCGAATCTACGGGCGATGGATGCCTTCCGCGGACGTGCGCGCCGGAGACAAAGCCGTAGAAAAGTTCGCCAGAAAGGCTGGCACAGAAGCTGGCATTTCGGGAGAAAAACAGGCAAAAACCGGCTAGATTTTTGCCAGCCTTAAATTTCGACCCAATGATTTTTAAGGGTTTTTTGGTGCGAGGAAGGGGACTCGAACCCCTACACCCTTGCGGGCGTCAGGACCTAAACCTGGTGCGTCTACCAATTTCGCCATCCTCGCAGCCCGTGGGCGTCGCTCACCTGGGTAAGGTACGACGCCCGGCATCGGGTCGACGGCATGCGTCCTGTCGGACATGAAAAGAGGCGACTCGCCACCGCCCCGCTGCATGCGTCAAAGCAGGCGAGCATTCTACACGAAGTGAATTTCACCAGCAATCTGCCAATTCCATCTTTGCCCCACACGCGTCACCATGCCCCGCAATGCTAGAATTCGCACCAATTCATGGCATCTGCCCCGGTTGCGCGCCCGCGCACCCACTTCCGGGCACCTGACCAAACCGATACCCCATTCGCATGCAACCCCACGAGAACGCCGACGAGCACTCCGGCTCCCCCGCCAACCCCGCCCAGGGCCACCCGCAAGCCAACGACTACTGCCGCCAGAAAGCCGGCCCTCCCGGCTCCGCCCTCTACTACGCGCTGCTGCAACTCCCGCCGTCCAAGCGCGACGCGGCTTACGCCGTCCACGCCTTCTGCCAGGAAATCGCAGACATCCACTCGGCCGTCCACGATCCCGGCGTCGCCCACGCCAAGCTCGACTGGTGGCGCCAGGAACTCGCTCGCCTCTTCTCCGGCACGCCGGCGCACCCCGTCACACGCGCCCTCACGCCCGTCGTCACATCGTCCAGGCTGTCGCGCGACGCCTTCGAAGCCGTTCTGCACGCCGCCGAGATGGATCTCTCACAAATGCGCTATCTCGACTTCGCCGGCCTCGCCCACTACTGCGACGCCGCCGGAGGCGCCCCCGCAGAACTCGCCTCGCACGTCTACGGTTTCGATGACACCCAGACCCCCGCCCTCGCCCGCGCGCTCGGCCACGCCATCACGCTCGGCCGACGCGTCACAGACGCGGGCGTCGACGCACGCGCCGGATACGTCTATTTCCCCATCGACGAATTGCAGCGCTTCGGCGTCACGGCCGCCGACCTACAGAACGGCAAGTACTCCCCCGCATTCGTCGAATTGATGAAGTTCCAGCACGCACGCGCACGTCAAGCCATCGTCGACGCAGCCGCAGCGATCCCCAAGCGCGATCGCCGCAAACAAAAACCATTACTCGCACTCGCCGCGCTGCAACTGGCCCTCCTCGATGAAGTCGCCGCCAGCGACTATCAGGTGCTCCATCAACGCATCGACCTCACACCGCTTCGCAAATTCTGGCGCGCGTGGCGCGCTCGTTGAACGTCGCCGACGAACGAGCTCAGGAAACGCGAGCGCTGTTCCCGTGCTGACGAATCGGCGTACCGAACGCTGTGAAAACCCATAAATCGTCATGCCGGGGCAATACGCACGACTTTCGTCGGCACCGCGCAACCGACTCACACCCGTAACACGTCCAGCGGCTTGAACGCTCCGCCGAGCACCGGCTGCGGGCTCATTCCCCACCATCGCTGCAACACGGTCGCGTAGACGTCGCGAAAGTCGACGGCGAACGGCAGGTTGCCGTTGCCATCCAGACGGTCCAGACGCGGCACCTCGCCGTACAACCCGCCTCGCACCCGGCCGCCCGCGATGAAGTGCGGCGCAACCGTGCCGTGATCCGTTCCGTTGCTCTGGTTCTCTCGCGGACGCCGACCGAACTCGGCATATGTCACGATCATCGTCGACTGCCAGCGGCCCAGTTCCGTGAGCCCCGCGCGCAACGCCATCATCCCCTGCGCCAACTGACGCAGCAGATTGGCCTGCTGCCCCGGCTGATCCTGGTGCGTGTCGAAGCCGTTCAGCGTCAGACGCAACACCGCGACGCCGCGCCCCGGCTGCGGCACCCCCGTCGGCGAATCGGCCGCCGCAACAACCTGCAACGCCGTCTTCACCACATTGCCGAACGCGCCCGATGGCATCGACGTCTTGAGCACATACTGGCCCTGCCGCGGACGCAACCCATCCGCTGCCTTCACAATGTCGTTCTCCACCCTCAGCACGTGCGCCAGCGCAGGATTGCTCACCTGCGCCGCATTTGCCGAGGCCAGCCCCGCATCGCGAAGAAACTGCGCCGGATTGGTCAACGTGACCGCACGCGCGCCGCCAGCGAGCGGCCCGAGCTCCGCGCTACCGACGATGATGCCGTCAGCATCGAACCCCGCCGGAACCGCATGCTCGGCGAACGCACGCGACAGCCAGCCGTCTCGCAAATACTCGTCGGCGCGCGACGCCGTATTCCATATTTCGATCGATCGGAAATGCGACAGATTCGGCTGCGGATACCCCACGCCCTGCACGATCGCCAATTCCTTCGCTTGCCACATCGGCATGAGCGCCCCCAACTCCGGGTGCAGCCCGCTATGGCCGTCAAGCTGGATGATCTTCTCGCGCTTGATGCCAATGTTCGGCCGCAGACTGGCATACAACGGATCGCCGTACGGAATGACGGTATTCAAGCCGTCATTGCCGCCCTTGAGCTCGATGAGGATAAGCAAGTTGCCGTAGTTGCCACCGGCCTGTGCCATGCCTCTCCCCGGCGCACCCGGTGTACCCGGTGTACCCGGCAGCGTGCCGGACAGATCGCGCGCTGCCGCCACCGCGGTCAGCGGCGTCAGCCATGCCGCACCCAGCCCCGCCGCAAACGTCAGAAAATCCCGCCGCCGAAATTCACGCATCTCACACCTCTCACCACCCACATTGGCCTGCATTCATCGGACACGCACGCGCATGGCACACGCACCCACTTCCCCGTCACACGAACCCGCACCTCGCCCCTCCGAGTACCGACCGCGCAGACTCCAGCGCCCTGGCCCGCTCACTTCAACTGGTACGCGGGATCCATGAGCAGCGCCTGCAGATACGCCGCGCTGCTGTCGCCGGAGGTCTGCGGCGCGGCAGGGGCGAACGGCAACACCGCCCGCTGCAACGCTTCGCGCGACGCGGCGTCCGGCACGTCGACCGGCCCCAACGCATACGGCTGCAACCAACGCGCGAGATCGAACCGCACACCCGCCACCGTTCTCGGCATCGCCGGCGTCGCACGCAACGCCGTACGCTGCACGCCCGCCCGCGCCGACATCGACGGCGCCATCATCGACGGTCCGCCCGCATTGGCATTCTCCGTCGCCCGGA
The Pandoraea pulmonicola DNA segment above includes these coding regions:
- a CDS encoding arsenate reductase ArsC, encoding MTTNVLILCTHNSARSVLFEGMLNHWAKNLGKDVRAYSAGSAPSGRINPFALEALTNAGVDTEGYRSKSWDEFAQDDAPQMRIVITVCDSAAAEQCPFWPGSPVKVHWGYADPSNAPGGDEGKRHAFELTREAIGYRMLQLLALPLERLNNTELQLALNDIRQS
- a CDS encoding ArsI/CadI family heavy metal resistance metalloenzyme — encoded protein: MKRFHVHVHVDDLAASVAFYSKLFAAEPARVETDYAKWMLDDPRVNFAISTRGTKAGVDHFGFQVDDTAELTELARHAEAANMALLGQGETTCCYARSDKHWVLDPQGVAWEHFHTLEGAPVYGESRQALASSAATSCCAPGGKPVGIPVKPAGAACC
- a CDS encoding ArsR/SmtB family transcription factor; protein product: MENKDVIRALAALAHELRLRVFRMLVVAGPTGLTPGVMAEQLDVPNATLSFHLKELMHAGLVTQERDGRSLIYRAAYDQMDSVLGFLTENCCQGQPCSERNTTSRKS
- a CDS encoding aminoglycoside phosphotransferase APH(3') gives rise to the protein MQDTNRVQIDDQLVHQLIREQFPEWESLPVAMIEPGGWDNRTFRLGNDMVVRMPSGPAYVAQVEKEHRWLPKLAPHLPLQIPQPLVEGMPGSTYPWPWSVYKWIEGEPAKAELIEDMNQFANSLAEFLDALHQIDVKGAPLAGPHNFHRGGQLAVYDQEIRAALTKLHGDIDTRAVEQLWNVALQSEWRATPAWVHGDVAFGNLLVTDGRLSAVIDFGSSAVGDPACDLVIAWTQFSGTSRAVFQNRLSFDEDTWNRARGWALWKACIVAAKHDGNQREAEKSWTVINEVLSDSR
- a CDS encoding squalene/phytoene synthase family protein; translation: MQPHENADEHSGSPANPAQGHPQANDYCRQKAGPPGSALYYALLQLPPSKRDAAYAVHAFCQEIADIHSAVHDPGVAHAKLDWWRQELARLFSGTPAHPVTRALTPVVTSSRLSRDAFEAVLHAAEMDLSQMRYLDFAGLAHYCDAAGGAPAELASHVYGFDDTQTPALARALGHAITLGRRVTDAGVDARAGYVYFPIDELQRFGVTAADLQNGKYSPAFVELMKFQHARARQAIVDAAAAIPKRDRRKQKPLLALAALQLALLDEVAASDYQVLHQRIDLTPLRKFWRAWRAR
- a CDS encoding DUF1501 domain-containing protein encodes the protein MREFRRRDFLTFAAGLGAAWLTPLTAVAAARDLSGTLPGTPGTPGAPGRGMAQAGGNYGNLLILIELKGGNDGLNTVIPYGDPLYASLRPNIGIKREKIIQLDGHSGLHPELGALMPMWQAKELAIVQGVGYPQPNLSHFRSIEIWNTASRADEYLRDGWLSRAFAEHAVPAGFDADGIIVGSAELGPLAGGARAVTLTNPAQFLRDAGLASANAAQVSNPALAHVLRVENDIVKAADGLRPRQGQYVLKTSMPSGAFGNVVKTALQVVAAADSPTGVPQPGRGVAVLRLTLNGFDTHQDQPGQQANLLRQLAQGMMALRAGLTELGRWQSTMIVTYAEFGRRPRENQSNGTDHGTVAPHFIAGGRVRGGLYGEVPRLDRLDGNGNLPFAVDFRDVYATVLQRWWGMSPQPVLGGAFKPLDVLRV